Proteins encoded together in one Kutzneria kofuensis window:
- a CDS encoding plasmid stabilization protein, with product MPQAWSNKRERQYQHIKESQKDRGASTKRAEEIAARTVNKNRAQQGESRTASRSSTKDVSPQHRGGKRSHSGPGGPTRDQLYNEARKRNIKGRSKMSKKELAKALGRG from the coding sequence GAACGGCAGTACCAGCACATCAAGGAGTCGCAGAAGGACCGCGGCGCCAGCACCAAGCGCGCTGAGGAGATCGCGGCCCGCACCGTGAACAAGAACCGCGCCCAGCAGGGCGAGTCGCGCACCGCGAGCCGGTCGTCCACGAAGGACGTCTCGCCGCAGCACCGCGGCGGCAAGCGGTCGCACTCCGGCCCCGGCGGGCCGACCCGGGACCAGCTCTACAACGAGGCCCGCAAGCGCAACATCAAGGGCCGGTCGAAGATGAGCAAGAAGGAGTTGGCCAAGGCGCTGGGCCGCGGCTGA